ataataatgaactactaagtaaattaattaaatattctattgtaataattattttaaacctaTTATATAAGTTCTTTTTTACTATGGGAAAggataatttattataattatataagattttatttattctaaatacacgatattttatttttaaaatataatttatatgattaattatttaatgtaattattgtaccaattattttttttatcgggAATAAGAAAATGCTTGTTTTCAGAAAATTAGATGATCAATAAGGAGTCCAAGCGAACAGTGAGAATGCAACAATAAAATTTACGaagaaatgaataattatGTATATACAAAATGGTGGCGGTCATGACGGAATTGAAAAAGACGATTCGAGAAGCGAAAATAATCTaagtattaattaaaagaaattctatcaatattatttaaccttaaaataaGCTAAGACTTAGGTGTATGAAATGGTCAAAATATAAATGGTTGGAAGCATGTAATAAGATTATGATCATTAAATGGAAGCATGAAGTtagattattaaaattaatgtatagttatgaatattaatatttgtgtgtgtatatatatatatatatgttgtggAACATAAGAtgcattattaaatataatgtgCATGGGATgttatgaatattattttggatttaaaatagttatatgtttggtaatatatattttattagttaatGTTAGTATATATGTTTCCAAGAAtttaatattagttttaaaatccccctttatttataatttataatcacGAGAATATTCGTAATAACTTTATTCTTgacttaaaaaatatgtgagtgagaacaaaacgtGTTGAAACGACTCATGGTCTTTCGTAACCGTTTTCACTCTCAGACTCTTTTTCACATTGATGCTTTTCTTGTATGAATAATTCTTATTATGTTTCGATTAAAAAGCTAAAGATTAATGGAATTTACGTGTTCTAAAATAGAATAGGTTGCCATTACGTGCGTGACATGTCTATTATGCGcagaaaaatcattttagaAATCAAGTAAACGGTGTCATGGACTTAAATGTTTGTaataaaagctttaaaacaaaacagcaaaaaataaataatataaaatttaaataaaacaaagaaaataataaaataatgtcgtgattgttggatgatggaagtcccacatcgattaatttagggaatgatcatgggtttataagtgaggaatactaacttcattgacatgaggccttttggggaagcccaaagcaaagccatgagagcttatgctcaaagtggacaatatcataccattgtggagagtcgtattcgtctaacatggtatcagagcgatgccctaaacttagtcgtgccaatagattggtaaatcctcaaatcctcaaatatcgaacaaagaactcctaaagaaaaggagtcgagcctcgattaaggggaggcgcactttgttcgaggggaggtgttggatgatagaagtcccacatcgactNNNNNNNNNNNNNNNNNNNNNNNNNNNNNNNNNNNNNNNNNNNNNNNNNNNNNNNNNNNNNNNNNNNNNNNNNNNNNNNNNNNNNNNNNNNNNNNNNNNNNNNNNNNNNNNNNNNNNNNNNNNNNNNNNNNNNNNNNNNNNNNNNNNNNNNNNNNNNNNNNNNNNNNNNNNNNNNNNNNNNNNNNNNNNNNNNNNNNNNNNNNNNNNNNNNNNNNNNNNNNNNNNNNNNNNNNNNNNNNNNNNNNNNNNNNNNNNNNNNNNNNNNNNNNNNNNNNNNNNNNNNNNNNNNNNNNNNNNNNNNNNNNNNNNNNNNNNNNNNNNNNNNNNNNNNNNNNNNNNNNNNNNNNNNNNNNNNNNNNNNNNNNNNNNNNNNNNNNNNNNNNNNNNNNNNNNNNNNNNNNNNNNNNNNNNNNNNNNNNNNNNNNNNNNNNNNNNNNNNNNNNNNNNNNNNNNNNNNNNNNNNNNNNNNNNNNNNNNNNNNNNNNNNNNNNNNNNNNNNNNNNNNNNNNNNNNNNNNNNNNNNNNNNNNNNNNNNNNNNNNNNNNNNNNNNNNNNNNNNNNNNNNNNNNNNNNNNNNNNNNNNNNNNNNNNNNNNNNNNNNNNNNNNNNNNNNNNNNNNNNNNNNNNNNNNNNNNNNNNNNNNNNNNNNNNNNNNNNNNNNNNNNNNNNNNNNNNNNaaaaaaaaaaaaaaaaaaaaaaaaaaaaaaaaaaaaaaaaaaaaaaaaaaagttaggtAATTATTAGATACTATTTTGTGTGTCTCTATTAttgcatttaaatttttaattgttgaTAAGTGATAATGTTAgggaaaaagacaaataaataaaattaattaattatagtgATTTCCaatcattcaaataaatgtttttgcAATCTAATTTTAGCAATGAAAACCCATTTGAGTTTTGACCAATCTAAtaccattttattaatttaatttctttttttttttcttcccaattaTAAATCTCCCCGTGTCTCGGGTGTGTAGTTTTATGTTAGCTCTACGCTTTCTGCATCATTGCTCGTATCTTATAGACGACATCGTTTATGGTTTGGACCAACTTTATTCCTAAAAGTGGACGTTATTCGACTTCCTCCTCCAATAGGCTGGTGATCGACAGTTCCTTCTATACAACACTTTGATTTGTGACATGTCAGTCTGATAACTATTGTTATAGGCAAATTCTATTCGGTGTAAGTGGTTGTTCCAATTCCCTATAAAACCAAAGACACAAGctcaaaacatgttttttatgGTTTGATTCAACATTATGTCTGTCAGGTTGCACTGGAATCCAACCCGACcacatttccttctccaaacTCTTCCAAAAGTTGGAGGTAAATCGAGAATCTCTGTTTGAAATGATTCTTATTGGTAATCTATGAAGCCTCGCTATCTCTATCGTGTAGAACTGTCTCCAAAGTAGATAGANCACAAGctcaaaacatgttttttatgGTTTGATTCAACATTATGTCTGTCAGGTTGCACTGGAATCCAACCCGACcacatttccttctccaaacTCTTCCAAAAGTTGGAGGTAAATCGAGAATCTCTGTTTGAAATGATTCTTATTGGTAATCTATGAAGCCTCGCTATCTCTATCGTGTAGAACTGTCTCCAAAGTAGATAGACTTAGTGAGTTGATCGATGATGACCTAGACCTAGATTATTGTGAAAACCCTAGCAATTCTAACCCTACTGGCCTTTGCCTCGATGCTTTTACCAGCTAGCACACCATATAACTTACTAATATAGTCTACTATGTCTTTCATCACATAACGTCACCAATAGAAATGCTTCAGAATTGAAATTGACGAGTAGTGGGCCTCTTGTATAATCTTGTCATTGACCTCCTACAACTCTAGTACATGTAATTATCCTTAAAACATAAATTCACGGTAAGATGTCTTGGAGATCTTATCCACTGGTTCCATTTTCAATCGACTAATGAACTTGACGAGGTTGGAATCCCACTAgtgataatttaaatatattttcattacgTAGTTATAGGCGTAATTACTAGATTGATAATGATTAACGTGACGCAATAAAAAGTTGATTAGAAACATATTGATCAGTTGTAATTACACCAATAACTTATTAACTAAGATACATTGATGGACTGCAATCACAAACAATGATTAGTTGACACATGAACGTGTaaactttgaaatattaaaagggaatgttttaaatttcacattttattttcctctcgaacttttaataaataaatatttaatttaccaTTCGAGTTGACAGAAGATCAGGTCGTAGTCCATTGACAACAGGTGatagtttaattttctattaattttaaattttaaatttaaaaaaatattttaattattaatattaggagaccaaaaaaaaaaaaaaataaataaataaataaatctcaaagctagaaccataaaaaaagataaaagcaaataataattaaaaaataaataaattatatttaaaatagattaatagattttaattgtacaaataaattaatgaagttttaatataatttatttattaggaGAGATTTATTaggtgaaaaaaatataaaaattgaaagggtaaaattgtaattttaatataatttatttatttatttaaaaaaatagagagggTGTCGGGTGACAAATCGTTGGTCAcagattaatttatttataaaatatatgctGAGGTGTACATTGGACGACTTGGAATTAAGAAACTCCACAATGATATAGCCAGCTCAGATGACGCCAATGCCTAGctgtaatttaatttcataattaaataataataataataattaaaataataaaaaaataaaaaaataaaaaaccctctcctctcctctcatCTCTCTGTTTCGCGGTAGAAAAATTGTTGGAAAACACGAACAAattcattccttataaaatcCTAAATTCTCTCGCAAATTTCTCTCCAACTCTCTTTCtgaacttcttcttcttcttccttggaGAGAAACTAGGTGATCCAATCAAGCCGAGGAGAAATGGGAGCTTGTGCGACTAAGCCGAAGGTTGACGCCGGCAAGGCTCCGGCACCTGAGCCGGAGAACAAGGATGTTGATGCTGTAGTCGCTGTTCAACCGGAGAAGAACGTTGAGGTTCCGGTGGTGGAAGTTTCCGGAGAGGGAAACCAAAGCGATAAAGGCAAGGAAGTTGTTGTTGATGACGACGACAATAAGGCGGATGATCAGAGAGTTAAAACCCGCTCACTTAGCAACTTGTTTAAAGAGGTATTTCGCAATCATCGTCTGATTTTGTTTCGATTTTCTTCCGATTATCGATTGCTAATCGTTCTTTGAATGTCTGTTGAGAATCTGATGCTGTTTTTGTTgagtataattaaatatattgtttaaGGAATTCAtcgttgttctttttttttttttctctgtttatCGTTGAAATTCTTTCTCGCTATTTGTTGTTCGTTGAATGGATTGTGCtggttgattttgaaattaggGGACTCTGCGGCTGTTTGGTTCTTGAGAAAGAAATGGGAGAAAAAGTataggaaaatgaagaatctgCTATTGATACCTGGAGTTTCTCTGTTTctgaattgaattttttatagctttttcattttttcattcggAGCCTCTGGAGTTTATTCGCGAATCACGGCGGTTTATCGGGAACCAAACAGATTTGTTTACTCTTTTCcagaaaaaaaacctttatCCTCTTTTGGACGTAAAGCGAACTGAACAGTCGTCCCaaaggtaaataaataattgcaattatattttccaaaatGGCCCACTTCTTCGTAATTCATGACTTGTCGGCATCCTAGAAtttagagattcaaactttCAAGGAAAAATTTCACCTCATTTCCAATGGTTTCCTTTTCGATTCAAGAACTCTGTTTGTTTGATTGGACGTTCCGAGACTTCGATAATTTAGGTTCGAATCTTTTGCACTAAAGAATCAATACATAGAATCTTCCATAATCCACAACACATTCGTTTGGTGACAAACAAAAGTGTCTTTCCTTGAGGGGCCCCCCTTTTTCCTCATCTTTCTTCTATGGCTGTTTCATGGCTCATTGAACCTTACCTGTTTGGCTGCACCTTATAGAGGTTTCTTTCCTTCCCATGTGATCTTGATGGGAAAAGGGTTGATGCATTTTTCACCCGCACGGTCGGATTCTTTCCTTCCCAGGGCCCTAGTTATGCATTCCTGCAACCAGCAAAACACAGTTGGATTCGAGTAAATATTGATCTGTAGGTTATGTTCATAGTTGGCCTTAGGATCAGCTGACCTTCCATGGGTCGTACTTTTATTGTCTATGCTTGTAACCAccctaagcccactgctagaacatattgtcctctttaggctttccctttcgagcttccccttaagatttttaaaatgcggaTACCaatgagaggttttcacacccttataaagaatacttcgttctcctccccaactgatgtgggatctcacaccgcTCCTATGCGGGGACCCTGGTTTGCATGTAGAATTTTGTTAGTCTCTCTTTTTACTAATAGTTTGTTGTTTGTGCATTGCTTGGAAAATGACTGTTGATCAATATAATCTTGCATTGCAAATTGGTGGGTGCCCAAATTGATTTTGTATTATAAATGAGATGTGTGTTTGTAAATGGTTAGCTAGCTTAGCTGTAGCTGTGGTTTGAAGTTGTCGGTTTGAACTGCTTCAAAATATGGGACACAAAGTTTGGTTTGATCTACTCAgatcaattttgttttgaaaaatatgttaTGGCAGCTAAAACTTTCTTTGCTTATAGTCTAAATCTGAATATACTGCAGAAAGAAGGGAGTGAATCAAATGAATGTGAGAAGACAGCAGGGGAAATAAAGGCACCTCAAACTGAAAAGTGTATAGAAGAGCCCCAAACAAAGGTGCCTCAAACTATAGTAGAAACTGAAAAACATACTGAAGAAGCCGAGACAAAGGTGCCTCAAACTGTTGTCGAAACCGAAAAACATATCGACGAAGCGGAGACGAAGGTGCCTCAAACTGTAGTAGAGCCTGAAAAACATACAGATAAAGTCGAACCAAATGCGCCTGAAACCGAGTCGGAAAGGATACAGATCGCTGATGTTGTTCCCACAACTTCTGAGACCCTTCCTGAGGAGAAAGTAATCTTGCCTTCACCACCTGATGAAACTGAAGTAGTGACATTAGTTGAAGCAACACCAGCAGCAGATGAGACCAAAGCAtctgagaagaaaaaagaagatatcaTTGATGTCGAGAAGACCGAGACGGAGACACCGAAAGAAACCGAACCGAAGCCCGCTGCTCCAACGGAAACCAGTACCGAGCCAGCACAACAAAACGATGAAGTAGTGAAGGTAATTGGTGAGGAGAAAATAACAAGCTGATGAAAAGTGAAGTATTGAAAGTATAAGAAGACGCCTTTGTTGTTGGCtgtttaaatttatgatgTGGGAGAAACTTTGCCCAAAGAAGAAGACGTGGCTGCAATCTGCCATGATGATCAAGGTTAGATTGTTGTGTTTGGAGGCTTTGTTTCTATTGTTTTGTTGTATATCATTTGTTGGTTTTTCATTGAGTTGCTCATCCTCTTTCCTTTGCTTTGCATGTAGACATACGAGTTTGTAAGATTAATATGAACATAGAATGCCCTCTTTTAAATGTGAAATTTACAATTCTTCGGAGAATTTGCCTCAACTTTATGCTCATTTCTGTCTTTGAAACTATTTCTAGAAGGGTCAATTAATTGTAGCAATGCTATATATTGGAGATGCAACTGGTTTCATTGGTATGGGTCATAACTTCTTCAATTGTGCGGCATCGTGATTTTGACACGCTTGCGACAAGCCTTAAAGGGGACTCAAGCCCTATTTACATTTTTTGCCATTTGTGGTTTTGTTGGACCTTAGGCAAGGTTTGTTTTTGCCAACTAAACATCACTTGTGTGGAATCCAACCTTGTTTAGTCACATACGCCGCTTGCgtgtgcatgttcaattgtcTGCGACACAACTAACTTGCCTttacactaggccaagtcatttgTTGGGAACTGACCCATGTGTCGATCATCTCATCCGGATATCCTAAACATCCATTCATCCAGGTTCTCATTGGGCATTGGACTCTCCTGTGTCCATGCTAGACCATTTATGGCATTCGTTCAGAATAACTGGTGCATAATCTAACCTCCGACACATGGGCTGCGATGCCGTCTGATACTGTTTttgaaaaacccatttcaaatgAAGTCGCTCAAGACACTTGTCTTGAAACGTTTTCCCTCACtatgacacacgtatgtgccataTGGTAGCCACTTAGGCCATAGGACCCatgggtggtggagagctaatACCATACCTCCCATAAAgaacattttgaggcatttttaAACTAGCAGGTGTAGATTTGATTTTGGCGAATGGATATACGTGTTGTGGAGTGTTCGTCTAGTGTCCGAGCATTCGTATTCGTCTAGTGTTCGATAGACACCAAATTTACCAAATTTGGCgagctttcatatttcatatagaTGGACTTACTCCAGAATCACACCCACCCATGGGTCCTATGGCCACTCTAGGTGGTGACGACACTAACTTTTGTTAGA
The Cucurbita pepo subsp. pepo cultivar mu-cu-16 chromosome LG16, ASM280686v2, whole genome shotgun sequence genome window above contains:
- the LOC111777153 gene encoding brain acid soluble protein 1 homolog: MGACATKPKVDAGKAPAPEPENKDVDAVVAVQPEKNVEVPVVEVSGEGNQSDKGKEVVVDDDDNKADDQRVKTRSLSNLFKEKEGSESNECEKTAGEIKAPQTEKCIEEPQTKVPQTIVETEKHTEEAETKVPQTVVETEKHIDEAETKVPQTVVEPEKHTDKVEPNAPETESERIQIADVVPTTSETLPEEKVILPSPPDETEVVTLVEATPAADETKASEKKKEDIIDVEKTETETPKETEPKPAAPTETSTEPAQQNDEVVKVIGEEKITS